In Mustela nigripes isolate SB6536 chromosome 9, MUSNIG.SB6536, whole genome shotgun sequence, the sequence GATGAATGTTGTCCCACTGACACTGTCTACGGTTGTCAGCAAGTGTTAATAAAAAGCCAAGGGCATTTAGTCAGCGTTGTTATTATCTTGCAATTTTCTCTATGTACCACTAATGGAATGGATCACCCACATGGATCACTCCCAGCCCCCTGCTTTCATCTACATTTGGGGCGGGGTCCCCCAAGCTTCCCTCACTTACAGCAAACCATATCCCAAGGCTGCTCACCTTGCTCAGCCACCATCTCTACTCTCTAGCTGACACTAGAGACACTGTTCTCCCTTCCGGATATCTGGGAAGGCCTCCTTAtgtccttcctgcttcctctctgcccatACCATTCCATTCTCCTCAAAGCCTTTGgagcaagattttattttttttttttttgactgtttataaacatttggaattttatttaaaaaaaaaaaaaaaacaaaaaaaacaaaaaacatcacaACCATGAACATTGTTACAGTTAGAGGCCCTCTTGGTTCTCCACAATGATACTGAGCATGCTCACAAGGGGTTCCCATTATTTAGTCTTAGTTAAACAACcatctttaaaagaaggaaaaaaaaaaaaactcggcACACTACCATTTAACTTGTTTTAATGTTTCTTCACAAATGGTGAAAAATACTAAAGTACAGACAAGGAATAATCATAATGTTGTGGCCAACATTATAAATAtggaattataaatttaaaacattttctggtttaaaaaataaatctggtagTCAATGCAGCTCTGCGGGGTCTCTGCGTCTAGTAGGGCCGGTCTCTGCATTCCTGACGGTGCTCgcctttatccatttttccaggTCCTCCGCGCCcgcctcttcttcctcccatctGTTCCATCAAAGGTCCAGGGGGTCCGCCGGGGCCACCCCGTCTTCCTCCACCAAAACCGCCTCGGTCCACGCCCCGGCCACCACGGAAGCCCCCTCTGTCTCCACCACGGCCACCTCTGAACATCCCACCGGGACCACCGCGGTCCATGAGGCCGCCTCTTCCGCCCCGCATTCCACCAGGGCCACCTCTGCCACGGTCACCGCCAGGAGGTGGAAAGGGTGGTGGAAGGAAGCCTTCAGGCTTCGGGGCCTTACACTGGTTGCATTCTGTTCTCCAGGCAAAGTTCTGGTTTCCACAACCCGGATTGGGGCACTGCCAGTCTCCAGCTCGGTGCTGGACATTTCCTCCTCCGGATGGGTTCCCTCGAGAACCCCGGGGCCCTCTTGGGGGAAAGCCACCTCTGTCTCCTCCACGGCCTCCCATGCGACCCATGGGGCCCCCAGGACCTCCTGGGCCCCCTGGACCTGCACGGAGGGGCGGCGGCATCCCTCTGCCCTCACGGGGCGGCATGCCACCCCGCAGGCTGTTCATTGGAGGCTTCTTCCGAGCAAGAGACACCTTAAGTTTGCTCCCTTGAAAATCTTTCCCATCAAACCACTCCACAGCGGCCTTGGCAGTTGGTGGGTCTTCATAGGACACTGTAGCGTCACCTTTGGGCTTTCCTGTTTCCTTGTCCAAGTAGATATGAATCATGGGTTGTCCGGTTCTCTTGTTCATCTTAACAACTCCACACTGCTTAAAAAAGTCAGCCAGATCATCTAAAGTCACATTGTCATTTAAGCCTTGCACATAAATTGCACTGTTGTCAGAATCTTCATCTGGATCTACAGGTGGGCCTAGATCAAGATCTGGTCCTTCATCCATGGGTCCACCAGGCTTATTGAAGCCACCTCGCTCTCCAGCGCCCATTCCACCGCGTCCTCCTCCCCGCCCACCTCTGCTCATGCCTCCACGATCAAatccccctcttcccctgccccggTTATCAGGGCCACTCATGCTCCGGTTTTCTCCTGGTCCGGAAAATCCTCCAGACTCCTGCCCATAAACACCCATGCTACTGGGGTGGTCCTGTCGGAATGAACTCTGCTGCCCGTAGCTGCTGCTCTGTTGGCTATATTGACTTGGAGCCTGGCTGTAGGATCCAGTTTGGGGGGGATAACTAGTGGGCGGCTGCTGCCCATAGCTGCTTTGTTGACCATAGCTACTCTGCTGTCCATAGCTGCTCGGCTGCCCATAGGTGTTCTGCTGAGAGTAACTGCTCTGATCATAACTAGTCGGCTGTGTAGAGGAGTAGCTGGTAGGAGGATAAGATGGTGGTGCCGTGACTGGCTGCATGGGGTAGCTCCCAGGTACCTGGGGATAACTGTAGTTACTCTGTCCATATCCTAGGCTGGGCTGGTTGTAACCCCCTGTGCTAGATTGAGGTTGACTAGTCTCAGCGGGTTTGTTACCATCCTGCGGTCTTGCAGGTGCGGTGGCTGCCGGCTGCTGCCCATAGGCTGGGTAAGCAGGTTGAGTGCCATAAGCAGACTGAGCTGCATAGGAGGCCTGGGTGGTAGTGACCGTAGCAGTGGTGGTATCGTAAGCACCAGTGCCATAACCCTGGACAGGCTGGCTGTATGCCTGGGGGGCAGTTGGAGTAGTATAACCAGCAGGAGGCTGTCCATAAGAAGTTGCATAGGCGGTCTGCCCATAGGTAGCAGTAGTCTGAGCTTGGGTATAGCTGACATCAGTGGGCTGTCCATAGGTTCCATAACTTTGCTGCCCATATGCCTGGGTGGTCTGTGCATATCCTTGAGTGGGCTGGGCGGTGTATGCACTGTAGCCCTGCTGGGCTGCAGCTTGGCTGTATGTACTGTAATCCGTGGAtgccattttctctccttccttctcgtTCTCTCTGGAGCAAGATTTTAAAGTGTCACCTCCCCCATAACTTCCCATCATTGTGAGAATGGAACCCAACCTCTTAACCCTAGCCCTCAAAGTTCTGTCTTCCTGGTGGGAATCTGAAACTCCTTGTCCTCTATTGCCTCCTGGTCACTAAGCTTCAGCCACACTGGTTGTCTAAGCGCTCAGGCAGCcatcacaaaataccacagactgggtggcctAGACCACAGGCAttcattatctcacagttctgggggctagaAGCCCAAGCTCAGAGTGATAGCAGATTTCTCCTACAGCCTCTCTCTTTGGTTTGTAGCAGGCTTCCTTCTTGCTACGTCCTCACATCCCACAGGGCCTTCTCTCTGTGCATGCATATGCCTGgttatctcttcctcttctttctcttttttaagagagaatgagggaggagcatgagtggggaggggcaaggaggagggagaagaagagagaatctgaagcagactccaccctaagcacagagcctgatgcagggctcaatttcatgactgggagatcaccacctgaaccaaaaccaagagtcaaccaactgagccactcaggcacccctcttcctcttcttataagtaCACAAGTCATATTGGATCAGGGCCCTGCCCTGATGACCTCACTAAAACTAAATATCTCtttaaaggccccatctccaaacactGACACattggaggttagggcttcagtgtataaattttgggaggacacagtTCACTCCATAAGACTGGtcctcctgcctgccccaggacctttgctcATACTGTCCTCTCAACATGGAGGGCCCTTGCTGGTTCTTCATGTAGCCACCTCTTTCTTGTCCTTCAGCATGCAGCTTAAACATGTTCTCTTGAGAGAGACTCTCTCACATCCTATCTAAATAGCCTGGCACCCTATCTAAATAGCCGTGCTATAACTTTACCTATTTTGGTTCTCCCACAGAACTTGCCACCTCCTGCTAAACACCCTACATCAGACTGTGTGTTTGCTTATTGCCACTTTTGCCCATCAGAATAAAAATTCTGTGAGAGTGGAGGTCTTGCCTGTCACATCCACCACTTGTCACCACTGTGTCCCCCACTGTGTTTCCagtggcacatagtagatgcctaataaacatttactgaataaaacaaaatgcctgCAGTGTTAAACCAGTAAATTGGTCCGTAATAAGGTAAGTGGGACAGCTGTCCAAACTGAAACTGAAAGCTGAACAACTGAAAGCTGTCCAAACTTTAGGCACAAACTATAATTAGTGCCAAAAGATCTTCCTCTAATCAAGTGAGCAGAGCAGAGCTCAAGGCCAAGTGGCAGGACACTGAGTTAAAACATTGGCAAGGCTATTGCTAAAGTTTCTTCTAAGACAAGTGCTCACACTGTCATCAAAAGTACATAGTCTGtgctgggctccccactctgtcACTGAGGACATGTGGGATCAAACGGAGAAGTACTTATCAATCTTACTGGTAAAATGCTCTCTTgttttaagtttcatttcttaatgagtgagattgagtctcttttcatttttttaacatctgctgtattatttgtttcacatCTGCTTATTAGCCAGCTGTACTTTTTTTCTATCCTATACATTTTCCTTTACTCAGTTTTAGATTTTGTAGTCATCTTCTACTTATTGATTCATAAGAATACACtgaacctaaaataaaatatgccatttagcaagctaaaaaaaaaaaaaggcatgtatCCTCTCTAACCTAGGAATTCCAGTTCTAGGAATTTCACCCATAAACAGACTTGCCTTTGTGCATGAAAATAATGCTCAAGGGTAGTAGCTGCACTTTTATTATAATAGACTCAACTAAAAAccatttaaatgttaatagtGACAGgttatataaattattctttaatgaTACATAGAACAATAAATAGCTAAACAAAAGAGTAAATTTTCAGGTCCAGAATATATTCAATTTGTAGCAAAACtgcaaaactttatttatagttttattccaTTCATGTcttttg encodes:
- the LOC132024782 gene encoding RNA-binding protein EWS-like, with translation MASTDYSTYSQAAAQQGYSAYTAQPTQGYAQTTQAYGQQSYGTYGQPTDVSYTQAQTTATYGQTAYATSYGQPPAGYTTPTAPQAYSQPVQGYGTGAYDTTTATVTTTQASYAAQSAYGTQPAYPAYGQQPAATAPARPQDGNKPAETSQPQSSTGGYNQPSLGYGQSNYSYPQVPGSYPMQPVTAPPSYPPTSYSSTQPTSYDQSSYSQQNTYGQPSSYGQQSSYGQQSSYGQQPPTSYPPQTGSYSQAPSQYSQQSSSYGQQSSFRQDHPSSMGVYGQESGGFSGPGENRSMSGPDNRGRGRGGFDRGGMSRGGRGGGRGGMGAGERGGFNKPGGPMDEGPDLDLGPPVDPDEDSDNSAIYVQGLNDNVTLDDLADFFKQCGVVKMNKRTGQPMIHIYLDKETGKPKGDATVSYEDPPTAKAAVEWFDGKDFQGSKLKVSLARKKPPMNSLRGGMPPREGRGMPPPLRAGPGGPGGPGGPMGRMGGRGGDRGGFPPRGPRGSRGNPSGGGNVQHRAGDWQCPNPGCGNQNFAWRTECNQCKAPKPEGFLPPPFPPPGGDRGRGGPGGMRGGRGGLMDRGGPGGMFRGGRGGDRGGFRGGRGVDRGGFGGGRRGGPGGPPGPLMEQMGGRRGGRGGPGKMDKGEHRQECRDRPY